In 'Nostoc azollae' 0708, the following are encoded in one genomic region:
- a CDS encoding phosphodiester glycosidase family protein, with protein sequence MNTDKLLLKSILIITTGILLGCQDTVANSASKLSANCPGDNSQFSLEFFKTNNKGERYTKGINHVIIFNPKSPALDFKVNVGLAHKVYAKDTRGNFQREYIPKQFSQLITDENSKLNGKSAIAAINADYIDTLNKPQGLNISRGIEYSGAFKNQRSSFGISGGNPRERIATIDTGRRGANFLNYNLVGGNGRFYRQGKFKDICQALGEFACSGATNRSMVAVTSKGYVILLVNDLKASSSIQTSAINKELLPSEFDDVLSGIARNNCLGPIQEGMLFDGGMSPGLYFNKRIYLENFGPIGSVLLIYKR encoded by the coding sequence ATGAATACAGATAAATTACTTTTGAAATCTATTTTGATTATTACCACAGGTATATTATTAGGTTGTCAGGATACGGTAGCTAATTCAGCTTCAAAACTATCTGCTAATTGTCCTGGTGATAATTCCCAGTTTAGTCTTGAATTTTTCAAGACTAATAATAAAGGTGAAAGATACACCAAAGGTATCAATCATGTGATTATTTTTAATCCTAAATCACCAGCTTTAGATTTTAAGGTGAATGTGGGGTTAGCTCATAAAGTATATGCTAAAGATACTAGAGGAAATTTTCAGAGAGAATATATACCTAAACAGTTTAGTCAACTGATTACAGATGAAAACTCTAAGTTAAATGGGAAATCAGCAATTGCGGCTATTAATGCTGACTATATAGATACTCTAAATAAACCCCAAGGGTTAAATATTTCTCGTGGGATTGAGTATTCCGGTGCATTTAAAAATCAACGTTCTTCTTTTGGGATATCTGGAGGCAACCCAAGGGAACGGATAGCTACTATTGACACTGGCAGACGAGGAGCAAATTTTCTGAATTACAATTTAGTAGGAGGTAATGGCAGATTTTATCGTCAGGGTAAGTTTAAAGATATTTGTCAAGCTTTGGGTGAATTTGCTTGTAGTGGTGCAACTAATCGTTCTATGGTAGCAGTTACAAGTAAGGGATATGTTATTTTGTTGGTGAATGATCTGAAAGCTAGTTCTAGTATTCAAACTTCTGCAATTAATAAAGAGTTACTACCAAGTGAGTTTGATGATGTGTTGTCAGGAATTGCTAGAAATAATTGTTTAGGACCCATTCAAGAAGGAATGTTATTTGATGGGGGAATGTCTCCGGGTTTATATTTCAACAAGAGAATCTATCTGGAAAATTTTGGTCCAATTGGTTCGGTATTGTTGATTTATAAAAGGTGA
- the rsmH gene encoding 16S rRNA (cytosine(1402)-N(4))-methyltransferase RsmH: MQSDLQTSLHLNEIAFSHVPVLSQQVIGGLVVSPRGNYLDLTVGGGGHSRLILETAEDVKVTAVDQDEDALKAAKANLAEFGDRVNFIHSNFANYDFPPNTYHGILADLGVSSYHLDNPERGFSFRNTANLDMRMNQQQFLTAGDIINNWDEGELADIFFKYGEERLSRRIARRIVEKRPFHTTTELANVIAYSVPPKYRYGRLHPATRVFQALRIVVNDELKVLETLIDKAPHSLVPGGRIAIISFHSLEDRLVKHGLRNLSLLQVLTKKPILGTESEITENLRSRSAKLRIAEKKNPDE; this comes from the coding sequence ATGCAATCAGATTTACAAACTTCACTACATTTAAATGAAATTGCTTTTTCTCATGTTCCTGTTCTCAGTCAACAGGTTATTGGAGGTTTAGTGGTAAGTCCCCGTGGGAATTATTTAGATTTAACTGTTGGTGGTGGTGGCCACAGTCGTTTAATACTAGAAACTGCTGAAGATGTGAAAGTCACAGCAGTTGACCAAGATGAGGATGCTTTAAAAGCTGCGAAAGCTAATTTAGCTGAGTTTGGTGATAGGGTAAATTTTATCCATAGCAATTTTGCTAATTACGATTTTCCCCCCAATACATATCATGGCATTTTAGCAGATTTGGGTGTAAGTTCCTATCATTTGGATAACCCAGAAAGAGGTTTTAGTTTTAGAAATACTGCAAATTTAGATATGCGTATGAACCAGCAACAATTTTTAACGGCTGGTGATATTATTAATAACTGGGATGAAGGAGAATTGGCGGATATTTTCTTTAAATATGGTGAAGAGAGACTGTCACGTCGTATTGCTAGACGAATTGTAGAAAAACGTCCATTTCACACTACTACAGAATTAGCCAATGTGATCGCCTATTCTGTTCCTCCTAAATACCGTTATGGGAGACTTCACCCCGCTACCCGTGTTTTCCAAGCTTTACGAATCGTGGTCAATGATGAGTTGAAAGTTTTAGAAACTTTGATAGATAAAGCACCTCATTCGTTAGTGCCTGGTGGCAGAATTGCTATTATCAGCTTTCACAGTTTAGAAGATAGGCTGGTCAAACACGGTTTAAGAAATTTATCTCTGTTGCAGGTATTGACAAAAAAGCCAATTCTCGGTACAGAGTCCGAAATTACTGAAAATCTACGATCGCGCTCTGCTAAATTGAGAATAGCAGAAAAGAAAAATCCTGATGAGTAA
- a CDS encoding ABC transporter ATP-binding protein — translation MVAAVLIENLQKRYGTVEAVKNVSFQVQPGEIFGLLGPNGAGKTTTLRALCTLTIPDAGKIEVSGISVLDHPKLARQKLGYVAQEVALDKMLTGKELLELQAALYHLPGGVIKQRINTILDLLGLQEYADKKTGTYSGGLRKRLDLAAGLLHSPDMLVLDEPTVGLDIESRFVVWDFLRKLRAAGTTVVITSHYLEEIDALADRVAIIDRGTVIATGTPSQLKDQVGGDRITLRIREFSPSDEADKAKNLLQELPFVQEIIINNAQGNSLNLVIKPQNDALIIIQRALNNAGLPIFGIAQSRPSLDDVYLAATGRTLLDAELAGVANREPKAEKKQNMR, via the coding sequence ATGGTTGCCGCCGTTTTAATTGAAAACCTACAAAAACGCTACGGTACTGTGGAAGCCGTCAAGAACGTTTCCTTTCAGGTACAGCCGGGGGAAATCTTTGGTTTACTCGGTCCTAACGGTGCTGGGAAAACCACTACTCTGAGGGCTTTGTGTACCTTGACTATTCCCGATGCTGGGAAAATTGAAGTTTCGGGGATTTCGGTTTTAGATCATCCTAAATTAGCACGGCAAAAATTGGGTTATGTAGCCCAGGAAGTGGCTTTGGATAAAATGCTCACAGGTAAGGAATTGTTAGAGTTGCAAGCAGCACTTTATCATCTTCCGGGTGGAGTGATCAAACAGCGAATTAACACGATATTGGACTTACTTGGTTTACAAGAATACGCAGATAAAAAAACAGGAACTTATTCCGGCGGTTTACGTAAACGTCTAGATTTAGCTGCGGGTTTACTTCATTCTCCAGATATGTTGGTATTAGATGAACCAACGGTAGGATTGGATATTGAAAGCCGATTTGTAGTTTGGGACTTCTTGCGAAAATTACGTGCTGCCGGTACTACAGTTGTCATTACCAGCCATTATTTGGAAGAAATTGATGCTTTAGCTGATAGAGTGGCAATTATAGATCGAGGAACAGTAATTGCTACGGGTACACCTTCCCAATTGAAAGATCAAGTAGGAGGGGATCGCATTACTTTACGTATTCGGGAATTTTCACCAAGCGATGAAGCCGACAAAGCCAAAAACCTACTTCAAGAGCTACCTTTTGTGCAGGAAATTATTATTAATAATGCTCAAGGTAATTCTTTAAATTTAGTTATCAAACCTCAAAATGATGCATTAATTATAATTCAACGGGCCTTAAATAATGCAGGTTTACCTATTTTTGGTATCGCCCAGTCTCGTCCTAGTTTAGATGATGTTTATCTTGCAGCTACAGGAAGGACTTTATTAGATGCAGAATTAGCTGGTGTGGCAAATCGTGAGCCCAAAGCCGAGAAAAAGCAAAATATGAGATAG
- a CDS encoding B12-binding domain-containing radical SAM protein, which yields MNVLLIYPLFPKSFWSFEKTLALLDRKAMLPPLGLVTVAAILPQQWNFKLVDRNIRQITEAEWAWADLVILSAMIVQKEDLLAQIQEAKRRGKLVAVGGPYPTALPNEVTDVGADYLILDEGEITLPLFIDAIGRGESSGIFRSGGEKPDVTNTPIPRFDLLEFDAYAEMSVQFSRGCPFQCEFCDIIVLYGRKPRTKTPAQLLAELDYLYELGWRRSIFMVDDNFIGNKRNVKLFLKELQPWMVAHHYPFSFATEASVDLAQDQELMDAMVRCNFGAVFLGIETPDEESLTFTQKFQNTRDSLTEGVNKITRSGLRVMAGFIIGFDGEKSGAGARIVKFVEQTAIPTALFSMLQALPDTALWHRLEKENRLRNKSANINQTTLMNFFPTRPLAEIASEYVEAFWELYEPSRFLDRAYRHYRILGQATYPKKGKGAKKPLNWKVLRALLTICWQQGVFRNTRWQFWRNLWSMYKHNPGGISSYLAVCAQIEHFLEYRQIVRDQIEVQMAEFLAAEAQVKLEEEKAQVLV from the coding sequence ATGAATGTATTACTTATATATCCGTTGTTTCCAAAAAGTTTTTGGTCTTTTGAAAAAACACTAGCTTTGCTAGACAGGAAAGCGATGTTACCACCATTGGGCTTGGTGACAGTAGCCGCAATTTTACCCCAACAATGGAATTTTAAGCTAGTAGACAGGAATATTCGCCAAATTACCGAAGCAGAATGGGCTTGGGCTGATTTGGTGATTTTATCAGCGATGATTGTCCAAAAAGAGGATTTACTCGCACAGATTCAGGAAGCAAAGCGTCGTGGTAAGCTTGTGGCTGTGGGTGGACCATACCCGACAGCATTACCTAACGAAGTCACAGATGTGGGAGCAGATTATTTGATTTTGGATGAAGGGGAAATTACGCTACCTTTATTTATAGATGCGATCGGACGCGGTGAATCTTCAGGAATCTTTCGTTCTGGTGGTGAAAAACCAGATGTGACAAACACTCCCATTCCTCGTTTTGACCTACTGGAATTTGATGCCTATGCGGAAATGTCAGTGCAATTTTCCCGTGGCTGTCCCTTCCAGTGTGAGTTCTGCGACATTATCGTCCTCTACGGTCGCAAACCCCGCACCAAAACACCAGCCCAACTCCTCGCAGAACTTGATTATCTCTATGAATTAGGTTGGCGACGCAGTATTTTTATGGTGGATGATAACTTCATCGGCAATAAGCGTAACGTTAAATTATTCTTGAAAGAACTACAACCTTGGATGGTTGCACATCATTATCCCTTCTCCTTTGCCACAGAGGCTTCCGTTGACTTAGCCCAAGATCAAGAATTGATGGATGCAATGGTAAGGTGTAATTTCGGGGCTGTGTTCTTGGGAATTGAAACCCCCGACGAAGAAAGCCTTACTTTTACTCAAAAATTCCAAAATACTCGAGATTCCCTCACCGAAGGAGTAAATAAAATTACACGCTCAGGGTTACGAGTCATGGCAGGTTTTATTATTGGCTTTGATGGCGAAAAGTCGGGTGCTGGGGCGAGAATTGTTAAATTTGTGGAACAGACAGCCATTCCCACCGCTTTATTTAGTATGCTCCAGGCCCTGCCTGATACAGCATTGTGGCATAGATTAGAAAAGGAAAACCGACTCCGCAATAAATCTGCTAATATTAATCAAACCACATTGATGAATTTTTTTCCTACAAGACCTTTAGCAGAAATAGCCAGCGAATATGTAGAAGCGTTTTGGGAACTATACGAACCATCAAGATTTTTAGATCGTGCTTATCGGCACTACCGCATTTTGGGTCAAGCAACCTATCCCAAAAAGGGCAAAGGTGCTAAAAAACCATTGAATTGGAAGGTACTGCGGGCATTGTTGACTATTTGCTGGCAACAAGGTGTGTTCCGTAATACTCGTTGGCAATTCTGGCGCAATCTCTGGAGTATGTACAAGCATAATCCTGGTGGTATCAGTAGTTATTTAGCCGTTTGCGCTCAAATTGAGCATTTCTTGGAATATCGTCAGATTGTGCGGGATCAAATTGAGGTTCAAATGGCTGAGTTTTTGGCAGCAGAAGCTCAAGTTAAGCTTGAGGAAGAAAAAGCTCAAGTTTTAGTTTAG
- a CDS encoding UbiD family decarboxylase, producing the protein MARDLRGFIKILEQRGQLKRISALVDPNMEIAEISNRMLQKGGTGLIFENVKGASFPVAVNLMGTLERICWAMNMEKPEELETLGKKLSMLQQPKPPKKISQAIDFGKVLFDVVKAKPGRDFFPACQQVVVEGDNVDLNKLPLIRPYQRDAGKIITLGLVITKDYDTGTPNVGVYRLQLQSKNTMTVHWLSVRGGARHLRKAAEFGKKLEIAIALGVDPLIIMAAATPIPLDLSEWLFAGLYGGSGVQLAKCKTVDLEVPADSEFVLEGTITPGEVLPDGPFGDHMGYYGGVEDSPLVRFQCMTHRKDPIYLTTFSGRPPKEEAMMAIALNRIYTPILRQQVSEIVDFFLPMEALSYKAAIISIDKAYPGQARRAALAFWSALPQFTYTKFVIVVDKHINIRDPRQVVWAISSKVDPSRDVFILPKTPFDTLDFASEKLGLGGRMGIDATTKIPPETEHEWGEPLESDPDIAAMVERRWAEYGLADLKLGEVDPNLFGYDMK; encoded by the coding sequence ATGGCGCGAGATTTACGGGGATTTATCAAAATCCTAGAACAAAGAGGACAATTAAAGCGAATTTCAGCTTTAGTTGACCCAAATATGGAAATTGCCGAAATTTCCAACCGGATGCTACAAAAAGGTGGGACAGGATTAATCTTTGAAAATGTCAAAGGTGCATCTTTCCCCGTTGCTGTCAATTTAATGGGGACACTGGAAAGGATATGCTGGGCGATGAACATGGAAAAACCAGAGGAATTGGAAACCTTGGGAAAGAAACTGAGTATGCTTCAGCAACCCAAACCACCTAAAAAGATTTCCCAAGCGATAGACTTTGGGAAAGTGCTGTTTGATGTAGTGAAAGCGAAACCAGGAAGGGATTTTTTTCCTGCTTGTCAACAGGTGGTAGTGGAAGGGGATAATGTAGATTTAAATAAGTTGCCGTTGATACGTCCTTATCAGAGAGATGCCGGAAAAATTATTACGCTAGGATTGGTAATTACCAAGGATTATGACACAGGAACGCCCAATGTTGGTGTATATCGGCTACAACTGCAATCTAAGAACACCATGACAGTACACTGGTTATCAGTGCGGGGTGGTGCGAGACATTTACGCAAAGCAGCGGAATTTGGTAAAAAATTAGAAATTGCGATCGCACTTGGTGTTGATCCTTTAATTATTATGGCAGCAGCCACACCCATTCCTCTAGACTTATCAGAATGGTTATTTGCAGGGCTTTATGGTGGTTCAGGGGTACAATTAGCCAAGTGTAAAACAGTAGATTTAGAAGTTCCCGCAGATTCAGAATTTGTCTTAGAAGGAACAATTACACCAGGGGAAGTTTTACCCGATGGACCCTTTGGCGATCACATGGGATATTATGGTGGCGTGGAAGATTCGCCATTGGTACGCTTCCAGTGTATGACTCACCGCAAAGATCCAATTTATCTGACTACATTTAGCGGTCGTCCACCCAAAGAAGAAGCTATGATGGCGATTGCACTCAACCGCATCTATACCCCTATATTACGGCAACAAGTATCAGAAATAGTCGATTTCTTCCTACCCATGGAAGCATTAAGTTACAAAGCTGCGATTATTTCTATAGATAAAGCTTACCCTGGACAAGCAAGAAGAGCAGCCTTAGCTTTTTGGAGTGCATTACCCCAATTCACATACACTAAATTTGTGATTGTTGTTGATAAACATATCAACATTCGTGATCCACGTCAGGTTGTCTGGGCAATTAGTTCTAAAGTAGACCCTTCACGGGATGTATTCATATTACCAAAGACACCCTTTGACACCTTAGACTTTGCTAGTGAAAAACTCGGGTTAGGGGGCAGAATGGGCATAGATGCAACTACCAAAATTCCCCCAGAAACTGAACATGAATGGGGTGAACCATTAGAATCAGATCCTGATATTGCTGCAATGGTAGAAAGACGCTGGGCAGAATATGGTTTAGCAGATTTAAAACTAGGAGAAGTAGACCCCAATTTGTTTGGTTATGATATGAAGTAA
- a CDS encoding TauD/TfdA family dioxygenase — MEELNGIADKISTSICWNQGDILMIDNTRIMHVRRAFTDKTREIYIRLCSPGFQF, encoded by the coding sequence ATGGAAGAATTGAATGGAATTGCGGATAAAATTAGTACCAGTATTTGCTGGAATCAAGGGGATATTCTAATGATTGATAATACAAGAATTATGCATGTTAGAAGGGCTTTTACGGATAAAACAAGAGAGATTTATATTCGTTTGTGTTCTCCAGGTTTTCAATTTTAA
- a CDS encoding TauD/TfdA family dioxygenase — MNIITQPISEIIEQQIINQDDKSILERDREKIINLFKEYGVLLFRGFNADTEIFRDFSNLFSTDFLDYAGGPFKRRVIDNDQTILSVNDFQTEIKLHGEMYYEKNILLMLWFFCANPASQHGETTVCDGRYFFAELSNSTKELFSRNKLNFTVRMNKEQWLTKYKIDDVNQLKEMCKSHDTHLTIYEDESILLEYYICPVVIPSRCGNHKVFINSLLPSMQLNPDVLKFDDDS; from the coding sequence ATGAATATTATCACACAGCCAATTTCGGAAATAATCGAACAGCAAATCATCAACCAAGACGATAAGAGTATTTTGGAAAGAGACAGAGAAAAAATTATTAATCTCTTTAAAGAATATGGAGTTTTATTGTTTAGAGGATTTAATGCTGATACGGAAATATTTAGAGATTTTAGCAATTTATTCAGTACTGATTTTTTAGATTATGCTGGTGGTCCTTTCAAGAGAAGGGTCATTGATAATGATCAGACTATTTTAAGTGTTAACGATTTCCAGACAGAGATTAAGTTACATGGAGAAATGTACTATGAGAAGAATATTCTCCTGATGTTGTGGTTTTTCTGTGCTAACCCCGCTTCACAACATGGTGAAACAACGGTGTGTGATGGTAGGTATTTCTTTGCAGAACTCAGTAATTCAACTAAAGAATTATTCAGCCGAAACAAGCTTAACTTTACTGTGAGAATGAATAAAGAGCAATGGCTGACGAAATATAAAATTGATGATGTTAATCAGCTAAAAGAGATGTGTAAAAGTCACGATACGCATCTAACCATATATGAAGATGAATCAATTTTATTGGAATATTATATTTGTCCAGTAGTTATTCCTAGCAGATGTGGAAATCATAAGGTTTTTATTAATAGCCTTTTACCATCAATGCAATTGAATCCTGATGTTCTGAAATTTGATGATGATTCATAA
- the dnaK gene encoding molecular chaperone DnaK, with translation MAKVVGIDLGTTNSCVAVMEGGQPLVIANSEGQRITPSVVAYTKTGERLVGQIARRQAVMNPENTFYSVKRFIGRKYEEITHEATEVSYRTLRDSNANVKLNCPAAGQEFAPEEISAQVLRKLVDDASKYLGEKVTQAVITVPAYFNDSQRQATKDAGKIAGLDVLRIINEPTAAALAYGLDKKENETILVFDLGGGTFDVSILEVGDGVFEVKSTSGDTHLGGDDFDKKIVDWLANQFQSNEGIDLRKDKQALQRLTEAAEKAKIELSSATQTNINLPFITATQAGPKHLDMMLTRGKFEEMTADLLDRCRKPVQQALQDAKLSNAQLDEIVLVGGSTRIPAVQELVRRMTGKEPCQGVNPDEVVAVGAAIQAGVLSGEVKDILLLDVTPLSLGVETIGGVMTKIISRNTTIPVKKSEVFSTAADGQSNVEVHVLQGERELAKDNKSLGTFRLDGIPPAPRGVPQIDVTFDIDANGILSVTAKDKATGKQQSISITGASTLDKRDVEKMVRDAESHAEEDRRRREQIDTKNLGDSLVYQAEKQLRDLGDKVSAVDRGRVEDLVKDLAEAINQDHFDRIKSLSSQLQQVLMQVGSTVYAQAGSSDGSSRSEDVIDADFVENK, from the coding sequence ATGGCAAAAGTAGTAGGAATTGATTTAGGAACTACAAACTCTTGTGTTGCCGTGATGGAAGGAGGGCAACCTTTAGTAATTGCTAATTCTGAGGGGCAACGTATTACTCCTTCGGTTGTAGCTTACACAAAAACTGGTGAACGCTTAGTTGGTCAAATTGCTAGACGACAAGCGGTAATGAACCCAGAAAATACTTTTTATTCTGTGAAACGTTTCATTGGGCGCAAATATGAAGAAATTACCCATGAAGCCACGGAAGTTTCTTATAGAACTCTGCGGGATAGTAATGCCAATGTAAAGCTCAATTGTCCCGCTGCAGGTCAAGAATTTGCACCAGAAGAAATTTCTGCCCAAGTGCTAAGAAAGTTAGTTGATGATGCTAGTAAATATTTAGGAGAAAAAGTTACTCAAGCGGTGATTACAGTTCCTGCTTATTTTAACGATTCTCAACGGCAAGCTACTAAAGATGCAGGTAAAATTGCTGGGTTAGATGTTCTCCGCATTATCAATGAACCAACAGCAGCAGCTTTGGCTTATGGTTTGGATAAAAAGGAAAATGAAACTATCTTAGTATTTGACCTTGGTGGCGGTACTTTTGATGTTTCTATTTTGGAGGTTGGGGATGGTGTATTTGAAGTTAAATCTACTAGTGGGGATACTCATTTAGGTGGTGATGACTTCGATAAAAAGATTGTTGATTGGTTAGCAAATCAGTTTCAGAGTAACGAAGGCATTGACTTACGTAAGGATAAACAAGCTTTGCAAAGATTGACTGAAGCTGCGGAGAAGGCAAAAATTGAGCTTTCTAGTGCAACTCAAACTAATATCAATTTGCCCTTTATTACTGCTACTCAGGCGGGTCCAAAACACTTGGATATGATGCTGACACGGGGTAAATTTGAGGAGATGACAGCCGACCTTCTCGACCGTTGTCGTAAACCAGTCCAACAAGCATTGCAAGATGCAAAACTCAGTAATGCTCAACTTGATGAAATTGTTTTAGTTGGTGGTTCGACTCGCATTCCCGCTGTGCAAGAACTGGTGCGACGGATGACGGGTAAAGAACCTTGTCAAGGTGTAAATCCTGATGAAGTTGTAGCGGTGGGTGCGGCTATTCAAGCGGGTGTTTTATCCGGTGAAGTCAAAGATATTTTACTGCTTGATGTTACGCCGTTGTCTTTGGGTGTGGAAACTATTGGCGGTGTGATGACTAAGATTATTAGCCGCAATACAACTATCCCGGTGAAGAAATCAGAAGTCTTTTCTACGGCTGCTGATGGTCAAAGTAATGTGGAAGTTCACGTTTTGCAAGGTGAGAGGGAACTAGCTAAAGATAATAAGAGTTTAGGTACTTTCCGTTTGGATGGTATTCCTCCAGCACCGAGAGGTGTACCGCAAATTGACGTTACTTTTGACATTGATGCTAACGGTATTCTTTCTGTTACTGCTAAGGATAAAGCCACGGGCAAACAGCAGTCCATTTCTATTACAGGTGCTTCTACTCTCGATAAGCGGGATGTAGAAAAGATGGTGCGGGATGCAGAATCTCATGCGGAGGAAGATAGAAGACGACGTGAACAAATTGATACTAAAAATTTGGGTGATTCTTTAGTTTATCAAGCTGAGAAACAACTCAGAGACTTGGGTGATAAGGTGAGTGCTGTTGATAGAGGACGAGTTGAAGATTTGGTCAAGGATTTGGCGGAAGCTATCAATCAAGATCATTTCGATCGGATTAAGTCTCTGAGCAGTCAATTACAGCAAGTGTTGATGCAGGTTGGTAGTACGGTTTATGCACAAGCAGGAAGTTCTGATGGAAGTAGTAGGAGTGAAGATGTGATTGATGCTGACTTTGTAGAAAATAAATAA
- a CDS encoding Hsp20/alpha crystallin family protein has protein sequence MALVRWDPIRDIERLEPFRELERWDPFREIDSLQRRMNRLFERMIPGDGGERTGLTFIPAAELEETDNAFKLKLEIPGLEAKDVNVEVTPEAVSITGERKSETTTEREGYTRSEFRYGKFQRVIPLPSTVQHEQAQAEYKDGILRLNLPKAEPQKQKAFKVNLG, from the coding sequence ATGGCACTAGTTCGTTGGGATCCAATCCGGGATATTGAACGCTTAGAACCATTTCGTGAACTTGAACGCTGGGACCCTTTCCGCGAAATTGATAGCCTCCAACGACGGATGAATCGGTTGTTTGAAAGAATGATACCGGGTGATGGGGGTGAAAGAACAGGATTAACCTTTATCCCTGCTGCTGAACTTGAAGAAACTGATAATGCCTTTAAATTAAAACTAGAAATACCTGGTTTAGAAGCGAAAGATGTAAATGTGGAAGTAACTCCTGAAGCTGTTTCTATTACTGGTGAGAGGAAATCTGAAACTACCACAGAAAGAGAAGGTTATACTCGTTCCGAATTCCGTTATGGTAAATTCCAACGGGTAATACCATTGCCTTCTACTGTGCAGCATGAACAAGCACAGGCTGAATATAAAGATGGGATTTTGCGGTTGAACTTGCCGAAAGCAGAACCTCAGAAACAAAAAGCTTTCAAAGTTAATCTTGGTTGA